In Leptospira saintgironsiae, one genomic interval encodes:
- a CDS encoding glycosyltransferase gives MILHIDTETGWRGGERQLFLLAEGLKKHKIPQLILCKPGSALETRANEVGLPTVTLPLKGEWDFGSVKALQELIVSKGIKLIHAHTAKAHSIAWMAKAKHPQVKLVVSRRVDFRLRKNWFSKRKYVSDRVDLYLSVSNRIREILIMDGIDPAKVVTVYSGIDLGASKKASDISYLRKEFNLSKDELIIGNIAALVDHKDQKTLLNALSNIETDKKYKVLIVGEGELRKELERIASEKKLLDKVIFTGFRTDISELLSLFDIFTLTSKEEGLGTSVLDAMASGLPIVATNGGGIAEMLTEGKGAFVSQVGDAVSLASSYKTLLEDPKVRKSMGAFNKESVKRFSVKNTIKKTELAYYSLLGEEIYSGSKGKSGEAA, from the coding sequence GTGATTCTTCATATCGACACGGAAACCGGCTGGAGAGGAGGGGAAAGGCAACTTTTTCTTCTCGCAGAAGGTTTAAAAAAACACAAAATCCCTCAGCTCATTCTTTGTAAACCAGGCTCTGCATTAGAGACCCGTGCTAATGAGGTTGGACTTCCAACAGTTACTCTTCCTTTAAAAGGAGAATGGGACTTTGGTTCCGTAAAAGCACTCCAAGAACTTATCGTTTCTAAAGGGATCAAACTCATTCATGCACATACTGCAAAAGCACATTCTATTGCTTGGATGGCGAAAGCAAAACATCCTCAAGTAAAACTTGTAGTGTCTAGAAGAGTGGATTTCAGACTTAGAAAGAATTGGTTTAGCAAACGTAAGTATGTTTCTGATAGAGTGGACCTTTACTTAAGTGTTTCAAATCGGATCCGTGAAATTCTGATCATGGATGGGATTGATCCTGCAAAAGTTGTAACCGTATATAGCGGGATTGATCTAGGTGCTTCCAAAAAAGCGAGTGATATATCTTATCTAAGAAAAGAATTCAATCTTTCTAAAGATGAACTGATCATAGGAAATATTGCTGCGTTAGTCGATCATAAGGACCAAAAAACTTTACTCAACGCTTTATCCAATATTGAAACGGACAAAAAATACAAGGTCCTAATTGTTGGCGAGGGTGAACTCAGAAAAGAACTAGAACGTATTGCTTCCGAAAAAAAACTTTTGGATAAAGTGATCTTCACAGGATTTAGAACAGATATCTCTGAACTTCTTTCCTTATTCGATATTTTCACATTAACCTCAAAAGAAGAAGGACTCGGAACTTCCGTTTTAGACGCGATGGCATCCGGCTTGCCGATCGTAGCCACAAATGGTGGGGGCATTGCGGAAATGCTTACAGAAGGTAAGGGTGCATTCGTTTCTCAGGTGGGAGATGCAGTTTCTCTTGCTTCTTCTTATAAAACTTTATTAGAAGATCCTAAAGTTCGAAAATCTATGGGAGCATTTAATAAAGAATCCGTAAAAAGGTTCTCTGTTAAAAATACCATCAAGAAAACTGAACTGGCATATTATAGTTTGTTGGGCGAAGAGATCTATTCCGGCTCGAAAGGAAAATCTGGGGAAGCAGCATGA
- a CDS encoding aldo/keto reductase, protein MEITYSRKKFLKLLALSAAGLGLSEKMISPLFPQTSGASKMLKRKIPKTGEEIPAIGLGTWQTLDVDPDPSSLAPLKEVLSEFLHTGGGVIDSSPMYGRSEEIFGILSKDFSDIEKKKFFLATKVWIRGEAAGKSQIEASFKKMKAEKIDLFQIHNLLDTQTHLKTLRGLKEKGKIRYIGLTHFTTSAFSEMERISEKEKPDFLQIPYSIQTREAENRILPFAQEHGIAVLINRPFEEGGLFRNTKGKTLPEYFKEWDCNSFAQGFLKYILSHPAVTCAIPATSKISHLKDNMGAGLGRFPEGKERKVFLSNLLDAMD, encoded by the coding sequence ATGGAAATCACTTATTCCAGAAAAAAGTTCCTGAAACTTTTGGCGCTATCCGCCGCAGGTTTAGGTCTTTCGGAGAAAATGATTTCTCCGTTATTCCCCCAAACGTCCGGAGCCTCTAAGATGTTAAAACGTAAGATCCCAAAAACTGGAGAAGAAATTCCTGCAATCGGTTTAGGTACTTGGCAAACTTTAGATGTGGATCCTGATCCTTCTTCTTTGGCTCCTTTAAAAGAAGTTTTGTCGGAGTTCCTACATACTGGTGGAGGAGTTATAGATTCTTCTCCCATGTATGGTCGTTCTGAGGAAATTTTCGGGATCTTATCCAAGGATTTTTCAGATATAGAGAAAAAGAAATTTTTCTTAGCCACAAAAGTTTGGATCAGAGGAGAAGCGGCCGGAAAATCGCAGATCGAGGCTTCTTTCAAAAAAATGAAAGCGGAGAAGATTGATCTATTCCAAATTCATAATTTACTAGATACTCAAACTCATCTCAAAACATTAAGAGGTCTGAAAGAAAAAGGGAAAATCCGCTATATAGGCCTAACTCATTTTACTACATCTGCATTCTCCGAGATGGAACGTATTTCCGAAAAAGAAAAACCGGATTTCTTGCAGATACCTTATTCTATCCAAACGCGTGAAGCAGAGAATAGAATTTTGCCATTTGCCCAGGAACATGGGATCGCAGTCCTGATCAATCGCCCTTTCGAAGAAGGTGGACTTTTCAGAAATACAAAAGGTAAAACATTGCCTGAATATTTTAAGGAATGGGATTGTAATTCATTCGCGCAGGGCTTCTTAAAATATATTCTTTCTCATCCAGCAGTCACTTGTGCGATTCCAGCTACTTCTAAAATTTCTCATCTTAAAGATAATATGGGTGCTGGACTTGGTAGATTTCCGGAAGGCAAAGAAAGAAAAGTTTTTCTATCCAACCTTTTGGATGCAATGGACTGA
- the polA gene encoding DNA polymerase I yields the protein MKKLLIVDGHAFAFRAYYAFAASNLKNSKTGQPSGAVFGFFRMLFKLFEDYSPSHVAMTFDPGGPLERGATFAEYKANRKPMPEDLRPQLNEIMETLKVLGFRILKIEKHEADDIIGTLAENYKSSAKEILIFSGDKDLYQLLEKKNIKMLRGKKGVTEFVEIDSAWVKEEVGVDVKQIPDYMGIVGDTSDNIPGVKGIGEKGASKLIQEYKNLEGIYKNIEKIKNPGLKNKLIEHKDNAFMSRQLATIKRDLDLGIKDDDLKLPDYASDEGIKYLKNQGYNVLSRDLAKSVGKEPPKDDPEEAGADSTKGPAGKKGIYKRVESVEELTKLARAWKKSPILSVDTETTSQYAFDAELLGISLCNQEGTGFYIPVSHTQEGLFANKEQLLPLDQVREILGPILADPNIPKVGQNIKYDLIVLQNHGFEVTNIVFDTMIVAYILAPESRRFNMDDLAEDLLNYKTITYAELVGTGKNKKNLWEVDLDKVSEYAAEDADITLRLYNVLRKSLKQSGLESVFKDIDLPLIPVLTQMEKAGIAVDSKYFAELSKDFQREVKDLEKGIYRAAGKEFNIASTKELQKILFDELQLRVVKKTQTGYSTDHEVLEELLGEHPIIEKLLDYRKYTKLISTYVDTLPSMASPKDERIHTSYNMTIAATGRLSSTDPNLQNIPIREKEGRLIRKGFISGHKDFEILSLDYSQIELRIMAHISKDPAMVDAYKKGIDIHKRTAAAIYGVSEELVSPEMRDKAKVVNFSVIYGVTPYGLSRNLRISRDEAKSFIERYLTQYPGVQKYMDDTIAFCEEKGYVETMKGRRRPVPDINSTHRQAKEGAKRVAINTPIQGTCADMIKIAMIQIQDEIEKRKWKSKLLLQVHDELVFEVYKSEKDEFLKVCKRLMENALPLDIPIKVEGKFGQNWDEAH from the coding sequence ATGAAAAAATTACTCATAGTAGACGGCCACGCATTCGCATTCAGGGCGTATTATGCATTTGCAGCTTCCAATCTGAAAAATTCTAAAACAGGGCAGCCAAGTGGTGCGGTCTTTGGATTTTTTAGGATGTTATTCAAACTGTTCGAAGATTATTCTCCTAGTCACGTAGCAATGACATTCGATCCTGGTGGACCCTTGGAAAGAGGGGCAACATTTGCAGAATATAAAGCAAATCGTAAACCTATGCCGGAAGATCTTCGCCCTCAATTGAACGAGATTATGGAAACCTTAAAGGTTCTAGGTTTCAGGATCCTGAAGATAGAAAAACATGAGGCGGACGATATCATTGGAACTCTTGCGGAAAATTATAAATCTTCTGCAAAAGAGATCCTGATCTTCTCTGGAGATAAAGACTTATATCAATTATTAGAAAAAAAGAATATTAAAATGCTCAGAGGTAAAAAGGGGGTCACTGAATTTGTGGAAATTGACTCCGCCTGGGTAAAAGAAGAAGTTGGTGTAGATGTAAAACAAATCCCTGACTATATGGGGATCGTTGGTGATACTTCTGATAATATTCCTGGAGTAAAAGGAATTGGGGAGAAGGGCGCTTCTAAACTGATCCAAGAATATAAAAACCTGGAAGGGATCTATAAAAATATAGAGAAGATCAAAAATCCAGGCCTAAAGAATAAACTTATAGAGCATAAAGATAATGCGTTCATGTCCAGGCAATTGGCCACGATCAAAAGAGATTTGGATCTTGGTATTAAGGATGATGATCTTAAACTTCCTGATTATGCTTCCGACGAAGGGATCAAATATCTAAAGAACCAAGGATATAATGTTCTATCACGCGACTTAGCTAAGTCTGTAGGAAAAGAACCTCCTAAAGATGATCCGGAAGAAGCAGGTGCGGATTCCACAAAAGGTCCAGCTGGCAAGAAAGGAATTTATAAACGAGTAGAAAGTGTAGAAGAATTAACCAAACTCGCAAGAGCTTGGAAAAAATCTCCCATCTTGTCTGTGGACACGGAAACCACATCCCAATACGCTTTTGATGCTGAACTTCTGGGTATTTCCTTATGTAACCAAGAAGGGACAGGTTTTTATATTCCTGTCTCTCATACCCAAGAGGGTTTATTTGCCAATAAGGAACAACTTCTTCCTTTGGACCAAGTCCGTGAAATATTGGGACCTATATTAGCAGATCCGAATATTCCTAAAGTGGGTCAGAACATTAAGTATGATCTGATCGTTCTACAAAACCACGGATTCGAAGTTACAAATATCGTTTTTGATACGATGATCGTGGCCTATATTTTGGCACCTGAAAGCCGCAGATTTAATATGGACGATCTTGCAGAAGATCTTCTGAATTATAAAACGATCACTTATGCTGAACTTGTCGGAACTGGTAAGAATAAAAAAAATCTTTGGGAAGTGGACCTGGACAAGGTCTCCGAATACGCTGCAGAAGATGCGGATATTACTTTAAGATTATATAATGTTCTTCGTAAATCTCTGAAACAGTCTGGACTGGAAAGTGTATTTAAGGATATCGATTTACCTTTAATTCCTGTTTTGACCCAAATGGAGAAAGCAGGGATTGCAGTAGATTCAAAATATTTTGCAGAACTTTCCAAAGATTTCCAAAGAGAAGTAAAAGATCTGGAAAAAGGGATCTACAGAGCTGCTGGAAAAGAATTCAATATCGCTTCTACCAAAGAACTGCAAAAAATTCTATTTGATGAATTACAACTGAGAGTTGTTAAAAAGACCCAAACAGGTTATTCCACAGACCATGAAGTTTTGGAAGAATTGTTGGGAGAACATCCTATCATCGAAAAACTTTTGGATTATAGAAAATATACAAAGTTGATCTCTACTTATGTGGATACTCTTCCCAGTATGGCTTCCCCTAAAGATGAAAGAATTCACACCAGCTATAATATGACGATTGCTGCGACTGGAAGACTTTCTTCTACAGATCCGAACCTGCAAAACATTCCGATCCGAGAAAAAGAAGGAAGATTGATCCGAAAAGGTTTTATCTCCGGTCATAAGGATTTTGAGATCTTAAGTTTGGACTATTCTCAGATAGAACTCAGGATCATGGCACATATTTCTAAAGATCCTGCCATGGTGGATGCATATAAAAAAGGGATCGATATCCACAAAAGAACTGCCGCAGCAATCTATGGAGTTTCAGAAGAGCTGGTTAGCCCGGAAATGAGGGATAAAGCAAAGGTAGTTAACTTTTCCGTAATATACGGGGTTACTCCTTATGGTCTCAGCCGTAATCTCCGAATTTCGAGAGATGAGGCAAAAAGTTTTATAGAAAGATATCTAACTCAGTATCCAGGTGTCCAAAAGTATATGGATGATACGATCGCCTTCTGTGAAGAGAAAGGTTATGTAGAAACCATGAAAGGAAGAAGGCGACCTGTTCCAGATATTAACTCCACTCATCGTCAGGCAAAAGAAGGAGCCAAAAGGGTAGCGATCAATACCCCTATCCAAGGAACCTGCGCCGACATGATCAAGATCGCAATGATCCAGATCCAAGACGAGATCGAAAAAAGAAAATGGAAATCCAAACTTCTACTCCAAGTGCATGACGAATTGGTATTCGAAGTGTATAAATCTGAAAAGGATGAGTTCCTAAAAGTTTGTAAAAGACTGATGGAGAATGCTCTTCCTTTGGATATTCCAATCAAGGTAGAAGGGAAATTCGGACAAAACTGGGACGAAGCTCATTAA
- a CDS encoding GNAT family N-acetyltransferase, giving the protein MGSGTVQKKQKLERKLEVRIAENQLEIERTLALRYDVFNLELGEGLPQSAATRKDRDEYDLFCDHLIVVDKNRDDMIVGTYRILRRSVAKANLGFYSDNEFDITKIYELEREPAEIGRSCVHPEYRDGSVISLLWGGLAQYMKKNNIGYLFGCGSVHSTDAQSANEVYAFLKDKQALAGEAFDVKPLPGFEMPGFDQNYSPEDIKEVSKRIPALIKGYIRAGSTICGIPALDAVFKTTDFFIIFDIKDIEARYSKHYLE; this is encoded by the coding sequence ATGGGATCAGGAACAGTCCAAAAAAAGCAAAAATTAGAACGTAAGCTTGAAGTAAGGATCGCAGAGAACCAACTCGAGATCGAAAGAACTTTAGCTCTTCGTTATGATGTATTCAATCTAGAGCTGGGAGAAGGTTTACCACAATCCGCAGCTACACGTAAAGATAGAGACGAATACGATTTATTTTGCGACCACCTTATCGTAGTAGATAAGAACAGAGATGATATGATCGTCGGAACTTATCGCATCCTACGCAGAAGTGTCGCAAAGGCAAATCTAGGATTTTACTCAGACAACGAATTCGATATTACTAAAATTTACGAATTAGAAAGAGAACCTGCAGAGATCGGACGCAGCTGCGTTCATCCTGAATACAGAGACGGATCTGTAATCTCTCTTCTTTGGGGCGGACTCGCTCAATACATGAAGAAGAACAATATCGGATACCTATTCGGTTGTGGTTCCGTTCACAGCACTGATGCTCAATCTGCAAACGAAGTTTATGCTTTTTTGAAAGATAAACAAGCTCTTGCTGGAGAAGCTTTCGACGTAAAACCTCTTCCTGGATTCGAGATGCCAGGTTTCGATCAGAACTATTCTCCTGAAGATATCAAAGAAGTTTCTAAAAGAATCCCTGCATTAATAAAAGGGTATATTAGAGCCGGATCAACAATCTGCGGAATTCCAGCATTGGACGCAGTTTTCAAGACTACCGACTTCTTCATCATCTTCGATATCAAAGACATCGAAGCAAGATACAGCAAACATTACCTAGAGTAG
- a CDS encoding alpha/beta fold hydrolase — MSEPLWRTHPLAWKASGAFFEWKKRKLFYRIGGEGEALLLLHGFPTSSWDWKEVWETLTHQYKVLTLDYLGFGFSDKPKDGHYSIFEYADQAEFFLQEQGIKKVHILAHDLGDTVAQELVARFREKLSGQRIGGPDLESVFFLNGGIFPETHRPRAVQKLLNGPLGFLFSRLVNKTSFQKSFSEVFGPNTKPPQEELDGFWECVSNGGGKLIYHKLIRYMRERKIFRDRWVGSILDCPIPYALADGLDDPVSGKHVVDRLKEMRPDAKVYELSGIGHYPQTEAADQVLKAYSNFRSKL, encoded by the coding sequence ATGTCGGAACCGCTTTGGAGAACCCACCCTTTGGCCTGGAAGGCATCGGGAGCTTTCTTTGAATGGAAAAAAAGAAAACTATTCTATCGGATAGGTGGAGAAGGAGAAGCACTTCTTCTTTTACATGGATTTCCCACTTCTTCTTGGGATTGGAAGGAAGTATGGGAAACTCTTACGCATCAGTACAAAGTTCTGACCTTAGATTATCTGGGCTTCGGTTTTTCTGATAAACCTAAAGATGGACATTATTCGATTTTTGAATACGCGGACCAGGCCGAGTTCTTCCTACAAGAACAAGGGATTAAAAAGGTGCATATTCTTGCTCATGATCTGGGAGATACGGTCGCGCAAGAATTAGTCGCAAGATTTAGAGAGAAATTATCCGGACAGAGAATTGGTGGACCCGACTTGGAGTCTGTATTCTTCCTAAATGGTGGGATTTTTCCGGAGACCCATAGACCTAGAGCAGTGCAGAAATTATTAAACGGTCCCTTGGGATTTTTATTCTCTCGTTTAGTGAACAAGACCTCTTTTCAAAAAAGTTTTTCAGAAGTTTTCGGACCGAATACAAAACCTCCGCAAGAGGAGTTGGACGGTTTTTGGGAATGTGTGAGCAACGGAGGGGGGAAGTTGATCTATCACAAGTTGATAAGATACATGAGAGAAAGAAAAATTTTCAGAGATAGATGGGTGGGATCAATACTCGACTGTCCAATTCCTTATGCATTGGCAGATGGTCTGGATGATCCAGTCAGCGGCAAACATGTGGTTGATCGCTTGAAAGAGATGAGACCGGACGCGAAAGTGTACGAACTCTCCGGCATTGGACATTATCCTCAGACAGAAGCTGCAGACCAGGTTTTGAAAGCGTACTCAAACTTCAGATCTAAACTTTGA
- a CDS encoding PilZ domain-containing protein produces MEKRKQVRVVPFPKQPVQLQLMGNGFLDILVAQDVSEGGIAVRVPHRFDGCDIHSSVEIVVSLPGYKPFKALGKIKHLSASKEAQGLFGLQFTQIDVKGKGFLLDYVKKLTSLRRMAG; encoded by the coding sequence ATGGAGAAAAGAAAACAGGTAAGGGTAGTCCCTTTCCCTAAACAACCAGTTCAACTCCAATTGATGGGGAACGGTTTTTTAGATATTCTTGTCGCCCAGGACGTTAGTGAGGGAGGGATTGCGGTTCGTGTTCCTCATAGATTTGATGGCTGCGATATTCATTCCAGCGTCGAAATTGTGGTTTCTCTACCCGGATATAAACCATTTAAAGCATTAGGTAAGATCAAACACTTGAGCGCTTCCAAGGAAGCACAGGGCCTTTTCGGGCTCCAATTCACTCAAATTGACGTAAAAGGGAAGGGATTCCTGCTCGATTATGTCAAAAAACTGACTTCTCTCCGCAGAATGGCAGGATAA
- a CDS encoding histone deacetylase, with protein sequence MGKVAYNNPRFFDFVYDDFLCAAVDSHVAQSGVLFHSLTKESVWELFEITGVLAELKKRGYDSFELDLSGSDDTYQKLILTFQNEILVHLRLSIQEYRIRLNDYFFKEKYLVVNWLQTRHPKQVERDSTRLYPGQDVPGLGIFTEMADLIGFLIISLRLNGAVIRPEYFHDAVLFSRKFHFLEADSKALYLALRTTFPKHSIRAISTLLQHGKIVDAKRGVIEWKPIEMIFFLEKSLNFFVFNRKFEKKVSKILSTYKLSLIEGAEAELGLNT encoded by the coding sequence ATGGGTAAGGTTGCATACAATAATCCGCGTTTTTTTGATTTTGTATACGACGACTTTTTATGTGCGGCGGTGGACTCTCATGTCGCACAATCTGGAGTTCTATTTCACTCTTTGACCAAAGAAAGTGTTTGGGAACTTTTCGAGATCACTGGAGTTCTGGCTGAACTTAAAAAAAGAGGATACGACTCCTTTGAGCTGGATCTTTCCGGAAGTGATGATACCTACCAAAAACTCATCCTCACTTTTCAGAACGAAATTTTAGTACATCTACGTTTGAGCATCCAAGAATATAGGATCCGTCTCAACGATTACTTCTTCAAAGAAAAATATCTGGTTGTGAATTGGCTTCAGACACGTCATCCGAAACAGGTGGAAAGAGATTCGACTCGTTTATATCCAGGCCAAGATGTTCCTGGTCTTGGAATTTTTACTGAGATGGCTGACCTAATCGGATTTCTAATCATCTCTCTTAGATTGAATGGAGCTGTGATCCGTCCCGAATATTTTCATGACGCTGTACTCTTCTCCCGTAAGTTCCATTTTTTAGAAGCCGACTCTAAGGCTCTTTATCTGGCTTTGAGAACAACATTTCCGAAACATTCTATCCGAGCCATCTCCACTCTTTTACAACATGGAAAGATTGTAGATGCAAAACGAGGAGTGATCGAATGGAAACCAATAGAGATGATTTTCTTTTTGGAAAAATCTTTGAACTTCTTCGTGTTCAATCGTAAGTTTGAGAAGAAGGTTTCTAAGATACTCTCTACTTACAAACTCTCTCTGATCGAAGGTGCAGAGGCAGAATTAGGACTAAATACTTAG
- a CDS encoding acyl-CoA dehydrogenase family protein has protein sequence MIANNYFTDDQDLKLIFEHLIDWASIVKSTEGEEFFEHELYKKTNNPRYEMAPSSVEEAVELYRSSLESLGEFFGKDVSQLSSIMDKKHLRYENGKVIFPDETTSVYEKFRDTGLMPFSISREAGGLGLPGTISAFYGMVMARADVSFCMTVALLNLAQIVSRYGTEEQIENFAAKAATGETLFAMSLTEPDFGSDLNNVRTTAVKMEDGYYRLNGTKRFISQGCGLGPYPSSLLTLARTGNGGARGLSVFLVKSEDVTVAGIETKMGIHASPTCEIVYENSHGELLGQEGLGLTRYTTGMTNFMRLGSAACGPGSAAGAYYESQKYAEERQQFGKAIAEIPAVAEMLHKIQREVNAMRLLTFETARVVDMYQHHQIRLEKANKEDREIRKDERVKKWGNLATVLTPISKYYCSEEGHKCAGLAIQIHGGAGYTEDYDVARIFRDSRINTIYEGTSQIHVRIAVGAIVAGMSGEGNFKKYLESIKAEVESPSKYLNEQSQIFEEAIAKFKSIEDDQAKERVAENLMIITSRYLCSMLYEKAVAKLKQNDQFDRWAKDCRAYLIDSTAISKACIYRIENAV, from the coding sequence CAGACGACCAAGATCTAAAACTAATTTTCGAACATTTGATTGATTGGGCTTCGATCGTAAAATCAACCGAGGGCGAAGAGTTTTTCGAACACGAACTTTATAAGAAAACGAATAACCCAAGATACGAAATGGCACCTTCTAGCGTCGAAGAGGCTGTAGAATTATACAGATCAAGCCTTGAATCCTTGGGTGAATTTTTCGGAAAAGATGTTTCTCAACTTTCAAGCATCATGGATAAGAAACATCTACGCTACGAAAATGGAAAAGTGATCTTTCCAGACGAAACCACATCAGTCTACGAAAAATTCCGTGATACAGGACTCATGCCATTCTCCATTTCAAGAGAAGCAGGAGGACTCGGACTACCAGGAACCATTAGCGCATTTTACGGAATGGTTATGGCAAGAGCAGATGTTTCTTTTTGTATGACTGTAGCTCTACTAAATCTAGCTCAGATTGTTTCTAGATATGGAACAGAAGAACAAATAGAAAATTTTGCAGCGAAAGCAGCAACTGGCGAAACTCTTTTTGCAATGTCACTTACCGAACCAGATTTCGGATCCGATTTAAATAACGTTAGAACGACTGCAGTAAAAATGGAAGACGGGTATTACCGCCTAAACGGAACAAAACGTTTTATATCCCAAGGTTGTGGACTCGGCCCTTATCCATCTAGCCTATTAACTCTTGCGCGAACTGGAAACGGAGGAGCTAGAGGCTTATCAGTATTCCTTGTAAAAAGTGAAGATGTTACTGTTGCAGGAATCGAAACAAAAATGGGGATTCACGCATCTCCTACTTGCGAGATCGTTTATGAAAACAGTCATGGTGAACTTTTAGGACAAGAAGGACTAGGTCTTACCAGATACACCACTGGAATGACAAACTTTATGAGGCTCGGAAGTGCTGCTTGTGGTCCAGGAAGTGCAGCCGGAGCATATTACGAATCTCAAAAGTATGCAGAAGAAAGACAACAGTTCGGAAAAGCTATAGCAGAAATTCCTGCAGTTGCAGAAATGCTTCATAAAATTCAAAGAGAAGTTAACGCAATGAGACTTCTCACATTTGAAACGGCTCGTGTTGTGGATATGTATCAGCACCACCAGATCCGTTTGGAAAAAGCAAATAAAGAAGATAGAGAGATCCGCAAAGACGAAAGAGTCAAAAAATGGGGAAATCTTGCTACAGTACTTACACCTATCTCTAAATACTATTGTTCAGAAGAAGGACATAAATGTGCAGGCCTCGCTATCCAAATCCATGGTGGAGCCGGTTACACTGAAGATTACGATGTAGCTAGAATATTTCGCGACTCCCGAATCAATACGATCTACGAGGGAACAAGCCAGATCCATGTTCGAATTGCAGTCGGCGCGATTGTAGCGGGAATGAGTGGGGAAGGAAATTTCAAAAAATATCTGGAATCGATCAAAGCAGAAGTGGAATCACCTTCTAAATATCTAAATGAACAATCCCAAATATTCGAAGAGGCAATTGCTAAATTCAAATCAATCGAAGACGATCAAGCTAAAGAAAGGGTCGCAGAAAATCTGATGATCATTACTTCGAGATATCTATGCAGTATGTTGTATGAAAAAGCTGTAGCTAAGCTGAAACAAAACGACCAATTCGATCGTTGGGCAAAAGATTGTAGAGCATATCTAATCGATAGTACAGCAATTTCGAAAGCATGTATTTATAGAATAGAGAATGCCGTATAG